The segment GGACAGCTCTTCTTGTTTCCTCCAAACATTCTGCAGCAAGTTCTTTAATAATTGGATAGGAGCCGTTCTGAAGCTCTGGACGCAGCAGCTCGACCTGCATGATAAGGGCCGTTAGCTTATGTCCTACAGCATCATGCATCTCCCTTGCTATCATGCTTCTTTCTTCTGCTCTCGCCGTCTTTTCGTTATGAAATGCTCTCCGCTTTTGCACCCTATAGTCATTCAGCAAGGAATCATATGTCTCTCTAATATGCTTATATTCTTTATTTACCTCACTAAGTCGATAGATCACTAACCCTAAAAAGACATTTATAACAATAACAAGCAGAATTGGCAGCCCAAAAAGCACAGAGGCTGATAAAATATTTAAGCAATTCAGCACAATCAAAGCTACTGTACTCGCTCTCCCCTTTACCTCCTGCATCATTTCTAGCAAATAGAAAAAAGACAGTATGTAAAGATAGAAAGGAATTGTTTCCTCCCATAAAAAAATTAAGCCTTGCGTCAGGCCAAGAAGAAGGATATAAATATAGACCTTTTGGCTAATTATGGGCAGAAGGAAATATAAAATAAGCATAAGTGTGCAGGTAAACAAGTAAATAAAAAAAACACTGCTGTCCTTATATGCGGTTATAAGTGCCCCTGACCACATGGAGAATAATAAAGCTAGCTTTATATAATATGATTGCATGGGGTCTCTCTCTCCCATTCCATTAATCTATTGCTAATTTACCAGATATTTCTTTTGGTGGTCAATACTAAAACAACAGAAGAAGGCTCTGCTTTTTTCAAAGCAGAGCTTCCCAAATCATAATGCAACATACCCAATATACATGACGAGCACAAGAGCAATTGCTAACTGTCCCCAGAGGATTCTTACTCTTCTCCCCTTTTCCAGCCTGACTAATATCATTTCAATCATGCTGATAACCCAAATTCCGACGAGTGCCTTCAGCATATACATGGCAGTAAATGTCTCTACACGCAACAGCATCATTACGCCAGAAAAAATAATGAACAGATACAAGAGCCTTGTTATCATATGTATTATTTTCTTGAATGTTACTTGTCCCGTTGTTCTTAAAAGTAAAACAGCAATGAAAAGAACTAATGTGAGCATCCATGAAATGAAGTGGATTTGGCCAAACATCTGCCCACCTCCTTATTAAATAGGATGCACGTTTCTCTCCATTTATAGTAGAGTTTTCGTTAATCTTTTCCAACAGTGTTATGCAACACCCCAATTCCCTCCACTTCTATTTCTATTACATCACCATCACGCAAAAATCTTGCCGGCTTAAAGCCCTTGCCTACTCCAGCAGGTGTTCCTGTCGCAATTAAATCCCCTGGTTCAAGTGTCATACCTGCCGATAAGACGCTAATTACTTCTTCAATAGGAAAAATAAAATGCTTTGTATTGGAGCTTTGTCTAACTTCTCCATTTACTTTAGTCGAGATGTCCAGATTATTTGGATTAGGAATAGCCGATTTCTCGACAATCACTGGTCCAAGCGGTCCACTTCCGTCCAAGCTTTTTCCGATAAAAAACTGCTTATGTCTTGCTTGCAAATCCCTTGCAGTAATATCATTCAAAATGGTATAGCCAAACACATACTCTAATGCCTTATCCTGCGGAATTGCTTTGCCCTTTTTGCCGATAACAACACAAAGCTCTCCCTCATAATCGAGCTGCTCTGTTACATCACTATGTAAAGGTATTGTTTCCTTTGGTCCGATTACAGTTGTCGGTGCCTTCGTAAACACCATGACATGCTCTGGTATATCATCTTTACTGCCCATCTCTATTGCATGCTCTTCATAATTTTTCCCCACACAAAAAATATTTTTTGCAGGCTTTGGAATTGGGGCAATAAGCTGTGCCTCCTCCAGTTTAACAAAACAGTCGCTATTTTCTTTTGCCCATAGAGCTACCTCCTTTGCACCTTCAACAAAATCACTGCCCATTTCAATACATTGAATCATGTCATCTGGAAATGGCCGTCTTCCAGATTTCTTTTCCTCTGCATCATTGAGTGGCAAAATACTGTTATTCTCCTCATTTAATACTGCAATAACTTGTTTAGCATTAAGTAAAGCTGTCGCAAATTTCATGTAATCCCGTCCTTATCCTAGATATATAGTTTAATATTTATTCAATTATAAACTTTCAGACAATAGTATTCAAACCTCACTCACAGGCTTTGTCCTAAAATGTATGAAGATGAATTTGTCATAGGCCAACCTTCCAGCTGAATAGGTTAAAAGGAGATGGCTCTATATTTGCTGGGCGAATGTATCACACTCCGCAGAAACACCACATAGAATGTAAAGAATCTTATGTAAAGGATGTTGATTATGCCAGCTATTGTAGGAGTCGCACAAGTGATATCCATCGGGAGCAGCTCGATCTTTAATATTGGCGATGTTTATAAGATAATGCCGATTTCTAACGCAAAAACATTTTCTGGTTCTGGTTCATTCAACACAGGTGACGGATTAAATATCACGAATTATCGAAGTGCCACAAACACAACAGATAATGATGGCATTGATCAAGGCAATTTCTTGAATGCATAAATTTTTTCTGACATTGGAAAAGGTGATAATAATGAATTATTTCATTCAACAATCAATAACGATACACACAATTAAAATTGGCGGTATTACAAACTCATCTGTTTTTCAAATTGGCAGTTCCGGTATTATTAAACCGAATTCTTATCTTTATAATACTGGCGGATTCACTGAATCAGCACCGAGCGCCACAGAAGAATCAGCTTCGTTTACTGGTGTAAATGTGGCAGACGATAGTGTTGTTATGTCACCCTCTGTTCCATTGACAGGACCTTAAGATAACTAAGGAGGTACGAATGATGTCCCAACAATTTTACCATTATGGCGATCAGTTACAATCTTATCTGCAGTACTTAGAAAAAAGAATCGTATCCTTGGAGAAAGCTGTCACCGAACTGACAAAAGAAGTAACTGAACTTAAGAACAGACCTTCTGTTCGAGTAGATCGTATTGAATACAGCTTTGATCAGCTTAAAGTGGAAACATTGGATGGGACACTCAACATCGGCTTGAATCCGGCAGATTTGCAGAAGATTGAAGAGTTAGCCATTAATCCAGGAAATTCTGTTCAGCCTGGCGGACCCTTTTATCCACCGCAAATAGATCCTAAGCAAATGATGACAAGATCGATGGAGTTGGAGGAAACTCTCCTTACTTATATTCAAATGGAGCTTCCAGAAGTGATTATGAGAAAACAAGCAGAACTGGGTATGGAGGAGGACGAAGCTTACATTGCTTTCATTCAAGAGGATGTGACGAAGCAGCTTCCTACAAGAATACAATATTATTTGCAGCAACGGCCAGCTTCTGGAAATGAAGAGGATACAAATCAGCAAAATGAAGCAGTGATTTCTGCATTGAAGCAGGAAATAGAAAATGGTGTGCAGATTTTCTTAAGCAATATTCCGGATAATGTTAAGGGGAGGAACAAGGAATGAACTTTCAAGTATACAATCGCGAGCTTGCAGTGGGAGATATTAAAATTATCGGTGTATCAAGCTCCTCTGTATGCATTGTCGGCGACGTACAGACTATACAGCTTGCATCCACATTTGACACACCTGCAGAATCACTGATTATTGGCCCATTTGTGCCGCTAATCCCGAAAGGCTGACAGTATGCTGCAAAGAACTTCTGTTGTTGACAATGTGCGTCTCAACGTTGCTTCCTTTTCATCTACAGTTGAATTCGGAGACATATCCTATTATCAGGCGTTTTCAAGGGCACTTGCCGTACAGAGGGAGCGAAAGACTTTCTTTGGCAATGAAGGACCTTTTGATTATCCCATTTTCTCCGAACCAATTCCTATTCCGCCAATTACAGAAAATATCAATATCATGTACCATCAAACAAAGCCAATTATTAAAGTGAAAAATCTTGATATTACTGCCGTTTCAGCATCATCCTTGCTGCAGGTTGGCAGCACCCGTCACATTTATGCTGAAACGAGGATTAAGCATATAAGACAGCTCGAAAAACATTCTGAAGAATTAATGAACCAGACCATCATTCCCCTCGAGGAGATACATTCATCACCGGGAACTTCAATCATTAACGGAAGTCAATAAACCGGGTTGCCAAACAGCTTTATTACATTTAAAGGAGGGGTTTTTTTGCCTGCCATCGTAGGTCCAGTACAGATTGTTAACGTTGGAGAGGGAATCGTACAATTTGGCGATTCATTGTTCATATCCCCAAAGGGAAATTCGAAAGTTTCTTTAGGCTCAGGTGCATCAAACACAGGTGCATTTATCATTACTAATAACGGGTTAAGTGCAACTAATTATGTAGATACTAGTCTGATTGACCAGCCGACCTCAGCCAATAATTAGCAGACAGAAGATGAAGAAACATCATTTCCTCCCTCTTCTGTCTTTCGATTTTTTCACCTTCTGCAATTTTGTAGAAGGCTGTTTTTTTATCCATGCCAAATACTTAGCTATTTGCGGATCATCTTGCAGCAGTGCGACATTATTCAGCCTTACAGCCAACTCTTCATTTGTATATAAGGCATGAATTTGCTTATGGCATGGGATACATAAATCTGCTGTTCCTAAGTAAGCCCCGCCCATTTCCCTTGGTGTCAGATGATGCGCTGTTGTCTCCACATCCTCTCTTAAGCATAATTCACATGTGCCAATTTTTTTCTTTACCTTTGTCATTATTGCTTCCTTTCTTAAGAGAAGTGCATGTATATCTTTTTCCCATTTCTACTGGAATTCATGATAAATATAACAAATTGGCTGAAAGAAAAGAAGCTGTCCAAAAGCGGACAGCTCCTAAATTGCAGTTTACATCTGCAAGATATTTGCACCATCAAAGAAATACAAATACTTCTCATCGATCGGTTTTTTAAGAATTTTTTCAAGTGAATCTGCATACAGGTCAATTTGCACACGGTAGCGAGATTCCAAAACTGGTTTAGCTTCCTGATAACCATCTTTAAATCGGTCTTGAATGGCATCCGTTTTATAATCAAGAAGCACGGTCCCTTTTTCATCTTCAAAATATACGTCGATAATTCCTTGGACAAGAATTGGCTCATCCTCACCTTGCCAATCCGTATAAACAGAGCTTGCTGGGTAGGCGATATTAAATGGTATCTCACGGACAAGCTTTTTGGCATTACGCATACGCTGCCCAAGCTCCGTCTTAAAGAAGGACACAATTTGCCCAGCCTCAATTGCCTCTGCCTGTTCTTCTGTTAAAAGCTCTTTTGCTACCATTTCGTCCACTAGCAGTATAACATTCTCCTCAGATATATCCTCATCCAAGCGAACATGCTGCATAACCATATGCATAGCTGTTCCTTTTTCAGCAGGACTCAGCTTTTTCTCCTGCATAAACTTCGGCCTGTTCCAAATTGTTTTTCTCCGTGTTTGAACTAGCTCTTTTCCGCTTTGCTCATCCAGTCTTTCACTTTGTCTTTTCAGCTCTGACACTGATTGCTTAGAACGATAGATTGTACCTTCAGGGAAGGCATACTTCCAATTAAGCGTGCGCTGGATTTGTTCCTGATATTCAGAGGAAACTTCTATTTTTCTTCCGTTTGTAACCTTTTCCAGCCAGCCTTCTTCTTCCTCTAAGTCTTCAGCAGTAAAAGCCAGCAGCTCTTCCTTAGGCAAAATACGTATTTCCCACGATGATGGATGGACAGAAACTTCTCCTTTATCCAACCAGCTTTCCAAATGAATACCTGCTGCATCTTTATGTCTTACAAGGGCTGGTCCGATCCAATCCAAATAAGAGCGTGCAGAAGCCCTGTCGAATTCATTAAGAAGCCAATTGGAGTGGCCTGCCGCCTGTGCCCATTTCAGCTTGGACTTCTCAATATCTTTGACAGAACCGACTAGCACCAATTTCTCTTTAGCCCTTGTCAATGCCACATAAAGTACCCGCATTTCCTCTGCTAGAAGCTCCATTCTCTTTTTCTTCACAAATGCTATTTGTGGTAAAGAAGGATAAGATATACGCTTTTTGGCATGAATGTACTTCGTTGCAAAGCCAAGATCCTTATCAAGCAAAAACGGCTTGCGGAGATCCATCGTATTAAATTCTCTTCCAATACCTGCAAGGAAAACAAATGGAAACTCAAGCCCTTTACTGCTGTGGATTGTCATAATCCGCACAACATCTTCTTGCTCTGTCAATGCCCTTGCAGCTCCAAGGTCATTTCCTCTGTCTCTCATTCTTTCGATAAAACGCAAGAAGCGGAACAGCCCGCGGAAAGAGGTGGATTCATATTGACGAGCACGATCGAACAAGGCTCTTAAATTAGCCTGTCGCTGATTTCCACCAGGCAAACCGCCAACAAAATCATAAAAATGAGTGTCTCTGTACAGTCTCCATACTAAATCTGACAAAGCTCCTCGCCTTGCTTCTGTACGCCATTCATGGAGCATACTAAAGAATGGTGCAATTCTTTCATACACCTCCTCTGTATTTGCTGTCCTTGCTCCCATAAAAGCTTTAACAGCATCATAAAATGCTCCTTGCTTTTGGGCAATTCGGATTTTACTCAGCTCTTCTTCCGTCAAGCCGACAATTGGTGAACGAAGCACTGCTGCTAACGGAATATCCTGATATGGATTGTCAATTACCTTCAGCAATGACATCATAATATTCACTTCGGTTGACTCAAAATAGCCTGTTGTCAAATTAGCATATGTTGGGATATTAAACTGCTTCAATTCCTCCATAATAGCAGGTGCCCATGTCATGGAACGCAAAAGAATGACCATATCCTTGTACATCACAGGTCGGTAAGATTTCGTTTTTGCGTCATACACCTCCTGCTTTTGGTCGAACAGCTCCTTCATTTTTTGGGCAATCACGCGCGCTTCCAACTGAGACTGTTCCAATTCAAGTGCATCAAACTCGCTGTCTTCTCCTTCTGCCTCGTCACTTGATACAGAAGTATTCTGATTGACAAGTGCCAGTTCAATTGGATAGGTGGTCTCCTCTGGGTATGAAGCTCCCTTTGCCAGTTCTGCATCCTTGTCATATTCAATTTCCCCGACTTTAACACCCATTATCTGTTTGAATAAATAGTTTGTACCGTCCAAAACTTCTCTTCTACTGCGAAAGTTCCTTGCAAGGTCAATCTTATTACCAGAATCCTCGTCTTCCTGGAAGCGATTATATTTAGCCAGAAACAAGTTCGGTTCTGCAAGGCGGAATCGATAAATGGACTGCTTCACATCGCCAACCATAAACAGATTGCCATCTGATTCGCTGTCTGCTGTCACAAGCTGGAGAATAGATTCCTGCACCATATTGACGTCCTGATATTCATCGATTAGTACTTCTTTAAACTGCTTGCGGTAATATAAGGCTGCAACAGAAGGCTCTAATTCCGTTGTTTCTGTATTACGTAATATTTCCAAGCAATAATGCTCAAGGTCAGCAAAATCAACTAAGCCCTTTTCCGATTTCATTTTCTGGAACCGCTCAGAGAAGGCTGCAACAAGCCTTGTCAATGTTTCCACATGGACCTTCATTTCTCGCATATCCTTGATAAAGCCTTCAGGCAGTCTGCCAAATAATTCGCTTTGCATTTCCTGCAGTATTTTCTTGGCTCTTTCTCTTATCTTCTGAGCTTCTTCTATTAAAGCAGGGTCGTACTCGTCTCCCTTGCAAGCCTTGGCTCTAGAAAATTTCAATCCTTGCATTGCTTCATATAATGTTTTCCATGAGTCGTTTTTCGCTTGTTGAATAATGTCCAAAAGGCTTAAATCATCAAGGAAATTACTTGCCCTTGGCGCAGGCCCGCCCGGTCGCTTCGTTAATTCCAAACCATACTCCAAAAGCTGTCTGACACCATCCAATTGAAGCTCTATACTTACAAGTAACTCTTTAGCAAATGGAAGCTCTTCTATTGCCGCCGACTCTTCTATGTCATACATTTGTGCCAATGACCCTAAATAAGCAGATGGAGACGGATTTGCCCGCGAAAAGTCATACACTTCCTGAATGATTTTTTGCAGAGCATCATCACTTCTGTCATTTGTGAAAGCATCAACCAAATCGAAGAAAGCGAGATTCTCATCTTTGCCGTACTCTTCTTCAAACAGGTCTTCCACACATTCATCCCGCATTAATTGTGCTTCTGTTTCATCTGCTATTCGGAAGCCTGGGTCAAGATCAATCATGTAATAATATTTACGAATAACCTCTAGACAAAAGGAATGGATTGTTGATATATGCGCTTTATTTAATAGTGCCAACTGTTTCTTCAGATGCTGAGATTTCGGATTAGCATTGATTTCCTTTTCCAGCACATCTCCTATTCGATGCTTCATCTCTGCAGCCGATGCATTTGTAAATGTAACGACAAGCAGTTCATCAACATTAATTGGGTTGTCTGAAACAATTTTGCGAATCATTCTTTCTACAAGGACTGCTGTTTTTCCTGAACCGGCAGCTGCCGCTACTAAAATATCGCTGCCGCTCAGCATGATCGCTTTCCATTGGTCATCTGTCCACGTGGCATCCACTGGTTTCTCTGGAATATCAATTATTTTCATTTGCATTTGCCTCCTTTCTAATTAATTCAAGTGCTTCTTCCTTCGAGAAGGTTTGCAGTTTTCGATATTGGTTTGATTCAAGCCCCTCATCAAACTGGCAAACAGACTTAAATGAACAAAAAGTACATGGCGACTTTTCCTTCAGCTGGTATGGAGCAATCTCCACATTCCCGCCGATAATTTTGTTACCTGTTTCCACATATTTATGACGAACAAATTTTTGCAGAGATGAAAAGTCCTCCCTGCTGGCAACCTTAGAGCGCTTCGTCAATGTGCCGTCTGTTTTAACACCTGCTGGCACAATTGGCGAGTCTCCTTTTTCGAGACTGCCGTCCATCAGCTTAATAACATCCTCTTTACCGAGCATCAAGCCATTCATCTTAAATTTTTTGAACAGCTCCTCCTCGATTTCATCAAGAGTCAATACTTTTTTAGTACTCAAGACTGGATTATGAACATGGAAGTACAATACTCCAGCAGGATTTGCCTCCTTCTCTACAAGGATGCTGCTGTTTGAAATGATAAGATCCAGGTATGTCAGCATCTGTAAAGACAGACCATAATATACTTCGTTCATGTTCAGCTCATGTGCGCTCGATTTATAATCAATGACACGCAAATATACTTCATTATTGAGCTCCGCTTTATCCACACGGTCAATTCTTCCCACTAGCTCCATTTTCGTGCCGTTTCTTAGTGAAAAGCCCATTGGCGGCAGCTTTCCTTTTGGTCCAAACTCCAGCTCTAGATCAATAGGAGCAAACCCGCTGTATTTCGCATGCTCACTTAAGATAAAGGATGCTCGGCTGATAATCTGTTCAAGCTTTCTTTTAATATAATGGTGCCTGTTCGTGCTTAGCAGTATTTCATTCTGCAATTTCGGTGCCAGCATTTCAACTGCATCCTTTGCAAGCATCTCACACTGCTCTCTTGTCAGGTCAGACCACATCATGTTTTCATGCAAAACTGTTTCGGCAATGTATTTTAAGGCAGCATGAAATAAATCTCCAATTGCAGGAGCCTCCAGCCTATATACTTGTCTTTCCTTCAGCTTTAGTCCATGTGTGGCGAAATGAGAGAACGGACATGACTGAAACAATTCCATTCTTGAAACACTAGCTGTAATGCTTTCCCCATAGAGCATTGTGCTCGTTTCATCTGCTAATGAGCTCGTTCTGTTTTGATATGTCAGGCTTGAGAATACCTTTTTAGCAGCTGCCCTCCATTGGTCGTTGTCTATATAGGCATTGTAAACATCCCACCAAAAATCATAAATTGGATAATGTCTTTTCTTTAGCTGCAGCTGACCATTTAAATAGGACAAGCTTGTTTTTAAGTCAACCGCATAGCCTAGCTGACCTAACTCAGATAATTCCTTCGGATCTGCCATAAAGTAAAGCGTCTTTGCTTCAGGAACAAGATCACGCATCCGTTTTACATATAAGGATGGAAGTAATGACTTGCCTTCGTCATTTGCCAGCGGATATGTTAAATATAGTCGTTCTGAGGCAGCAGTGAACGCCTTGTATGCAAGAAACTCTT is part of the Niallia taxi genome and harbors:
- a CDS encoding sensor histidine kinase, which produces MQSYYIKLALLFSMWSGALITAYKDSSVFFIYLFTCTLMLILYFLLPIISQKVYIYILLLGLTQGLIFLWEETIPFYLYILSFFYLLEMMQEVKGRASTVALIVLNCLNILSASVLFGLPILLVIVINVFLGLVIYRLSEVNKEYKHIRETYDSLLNDYRVQKRRAFHNEKTARAEERSMIAREMHDAVGHKLTALIMQVELLRPELQNGSYPIIKELAAECLEETRRAVRLLQAEDLQGMSALVHLIKKLESENTIHVHFTARQGVLRLQLSNRKNAVLYRTIQEGLTNAMKYGSNREVFLNIGVSPIGYLTFEIKNTYHHKHPVHKGFGLENMAKRLEEEGGKLSILQHDKQFILTGSLPAEERSK
- a CDS encoding YisL family protein, which encodes MFGQIHFISWMLTLVLFIAVLLLRTTGQVTFKKIIHMITRLLYLFIIFSGVMMLLRVETFTAMYMLKALVGIWVISMIEMILVRLEKGRRVRILWGQLAIALVLVMYIGYVAL
- a CDS encoding fumarylacetoacetate hydrolase family protein, with protein sequence MKFATALLNAKQVIAVLNEENNSILPLNDAEEKKSGRRPFPDDMIQCIEMGSDFVEGAKEVALWAKENSDCFVKLEEAQLIAPIPKPAKNIFCVGKNYEEHAIEMGSKDDIPEHVMVFTKAPTTVIGPKETIPLHSDVTEQLDYEGELCVVIGKKGKAIPQDKALEYVFGYTILNDITARDLQARHKQFFIGKSLDGSGPLGPVIVEKSAIPNPNNLDISTKVNGEVRQSSNTKHFIFPIEEVISVLSAGMTLEPGDLIATGTPAGVGKGFKPARFLRDGDVIEIEVEGIGVLHNTVGKD
- a CDS encoding spore germination protein, with the protein product MPAIVGVAQVISIGSSSIFNIGDVYKIMPISNAKTFSGSGSFNTGDGLNITNYRSATNTTDNDGIDQGNFLNA
- a CDS encoding spore germination protein GerPB; translation: MNYFIQQSITIHTIKIGGITNSSVFQIGSSGIIKPNSYLYNTGGFTESAPSATEESASFTGVNVADDSVVMSPSVPLTGP
- the gerPC gene encoding spore germination protein GerPC, which produces MMSQQFYHYGDQLQSYLQYLEKRIVSLEKAVTELTKEVTELKNRPSVRVDRIEYSFDQLKVETLDGTLNIGLNPADLQKIEELAINPGNSVQPGGPFYPPQIDPKQMMTRSMELEETLLTYIQMELPEVIMRKQAELGMEEDEAYIAFIQEDVTKQLPTRIQYYLQQRPASGNEEDTNQQNEAVISALKQEIENGVQIFLSNIPDNVKGRNKE
- a CDS encoding lipocalin/fatty acid-binding family protein, with the protein product MNFQVYNRELAVGDIKIIGVSSSSVCIVGDVQTIQLASTFDTPAESLIIGPFVPLIPKG
- a CDS encoding spore germination protein GerPE — encoded protein: MLQRTSVVDNVRLNVASFSSTVEFGDISYYQAFSRALAVQRERKTFFGNEGPFDYPIFSEPIPIPPITENINIMYHQTKPIIKVKNLDITAVSASSLLQVGSTRHIYAETRIKHIRQLEKHSEELMNQTIIPLEEIHSSPGTSIINGSQ
- a CDS encoding spore germination protein; this translates as MPAIVGPVQIVNVGEGIVQFGDSLFISPKGNSKVSLGSGASNTGAFIITNNGLSATNYVDTSLIDQPTSANN
- a CDS encoding HNH endonuclease, which encodes MTKVKKKIGTCELCLREDVETTAHHLTPREMGGAYLGTADLCIPCHKQIHALYTNEELAVRLNNVALLQDDPQIAKYLAWIKKQPSTKLQKVKKSKDRRGRK
- the addA gene encoding helicase-exonuclease AddAB subunit AddA; the encoded protein is MKIIDIPEKPVDATWTDDQWKAIMLSGSDILVAAAAGSGKTAVLVERMIRKIVSDNPINVDELLVVTFTNASAAEMKHRIGDVLEKEINANPKSQHLKKQLALLNKAHISTIHSFCLEVIRKYYYMIDLDPGFRIADETEAQLMRDECVEDLFEEEYGKDENLAFFDLVDAFTNDRSDDALQKIIQEVYDFSRANPSPSAYLGSLAQMYDIEESAAIEELPFAKELLVSIELQLDGVRQLLEYGLELTKRPGGPAPRASNFLDDLSLLDIIQQAKNDSWKTLYEAMQGLKFSRAKACKGDEYDPALIEEAQKIRERAKKILQEMQSELFGRLPEGFIKDMREMKVHVETLTRLVAAFSERFQKMKSEKGLVDFADLEHYCLEILRNTETTELEPSVAALYYRKQFKEVLIDEYQDVNMVQESILQLVTADSESDGNLFMVGDVKQSIYRFRLAEPNLFLAKYNRFQEDEDSGNKIDLARNFRSRREVLDGTNYLFKQIMGVKVGEIEYDKDAELAKGASYPEETTYPIELALVNQNTSVSSDEAEGEDSEFDALELEQSQLEARVIAQKMKELFDQKQEVYDAKTKSYRPVMYKDMVILLRSMTWAPAIMEELKQFNIPTYANLTTGYFESTEVNIMMSLLKVIDNPYQDIPLAAVLRSPIVGLTEEELSKIRIAQKQGAFYDAVKAFMGARTANTEEVYERIAPFFSMLHEWRTEARRGALSDLVWRLYRDTHFYDFVGGLPGGNQRQANLRALFDRARQYESTSFRGLFRFLRFIERMRDRGNDLGAARALTEQEDVVRIMTIHSSKGLEFPFVFLAGIGREFNTMDLRKPFLLDKDLGFATKYIHAKKRISYPSLPQIAFVKKKRMELLAEEMRVLYVALTRAKEKLVLVGSVKDIEKSKLKWAQAAGHSNWLLNEFDRASARSYLDWIGPALVRHKDAAGIHLESWLDKGEVSVHPSSWEIRILPKEELLAFTAEDLEEEEGWLEKVTNGRKIEVSSEYQEQIQRTLNWKYAFPEGTIYRSKQSVSELKRQSERLDEQSGKELVQTRRKTIWNRPKFMQEKKLSPAEKGTAMHMVMQHVRLDEDISEENVILLVDEMVAKELLTEEQAEAIEAGQIVSFFKTELGQRMRNAKKLVREIPFNIAYPASSVYTDWQGEDEPILVQGIIDVYFEDEKGTVLLDYKTDAIQDRFKDGYQEAKPVLESRYRVQIDLYADSLEKILKKPIDEKYLYFFDGANILQM